A single Coregonus clupeaformis isolate EN_2021a unplaced genomic scaffold, ASM2061545v1 scaf1021, whole genome shotgun sequence DNA region contains:
- the LOC121548728 gene encoding RNA polymerase II-associated protein 3 isoform X1: MVGMSENKSIELQLQMRQNAEDLHNFMKDLDSWETDIKKKDEQLRTGSIGESQKILPPVRNKDFKKKKEKKKASDNNAKTEPKQAPRIKSYDYQSWDKFDVDKVLESMDKEDSAAESNDSESEDSGVPATDQDKALAEKEKGNQLFKEGKYDDAIECYTRGMGADPYNPILPTNRATCFLRLKKFAVAESDCNLSIALDSNYFKAFARRGAARFALQNYESALEDYVMVLKLDPGNLEAQNEVMKCKEVIAKLGGKAESPEAAVVVPPVVDVKQQQLMEEQHRRQEAVVQKDRGNAYFKEGKYETAVEYYTKGMEADSTNVLLPANRAMAYLKLQRYVEAEEDCSKAIALDGTYSKAFARRGTARAALGLLKQAKEDFEEVLKQEPGNKQAFHEMKKIAIDMGTSGLLATEEHAQRRTVQPINKPPHLQSTKPLRRVDIEEVGGKILVQEEPSAVLTSTTAPRVRPQKTTSIADTVREGQGEASPPSTSPSAKILKIEEISNVSSHSPVKGLEGDTVRAQTQKHREATVSEPTEPPATPSSSTEVVPPAPANSFQLEADLRKIGNGPEVIYKYLKQIEPQAYAKIFQSSLEPDMLNQILRTLQSFYIKNEEPPVILEILRSLAGVRRFDMAVMFMSSPEKKVLQELFDFLLQAGLEDTSVGALRKKYGV; the protein is encoded by the exons ATG GTAGGCATGTCTGAAAACAAATCCATTGAACTCCAACTGCAAATGCGACAAAATGCAGAGGACCTGCATAACTTCATGAAAGATCTTGACAGCTGGGAAACCGACATAAAGAAGAAGGATGAGCAACTAAGAACTGGGAGCATTGGCGAGTCTCAA AAAATCCTCCCACCAGTGCGAAACAAGGACTTCaaaaagaagaaggagaagaagaaggcaTCAGACAACAATGCAAAGACTGAACCAAAACAAGCACCCAGGATAAAGTCTTATGACTATCAGTCATGGGACAAATTTGATGTG GACAAGGTTTTGGAGTCCATGGATAAAGAGGACAGCGCTGCTGAGTCCAATGACTCTGAATCTGAGGATTCTGGGGTTCCTGCTACTGACCAAGACAAAGCTCTTGCTGAGAAGGAGAAA GGTAATCAGCTGTTTAAAGAAGGGAAGTATGATGATGCCATTGAGTGTTACACCAGAGGCATGGGCGCAGACCCTTATAACCCCATTCTGCCTACAAACCGAGCTACCTGCTTTTTAAGACTCAAAAA GTTTGCTGTTGCCGAGTCTGACTGCAACTTGTCCATCGCTCTGGACAGTAACTACTTCAAAGCATTTGCACGAAGAGGAGCGGCTCGATTCGCCCTCCAAAATTATGAATCTGCCCTAGAAG ATTATGTAATGGTTCTCAAGCTAGATCCTGGGAACCTGGAGGCACAGAATGAAGTGATGAAATGTAAAGAG GTCATTGCTAAACTGGGTGGGAAGGCAGAAAGCCCAGAGGCTGCAGTGGTGGTGCCACCTGTTGTGGACGTCAAGCAACAGCAGCTCATGGAGGAACAGCATAGAAGACAAGAGGCGGTGGTGCAGAAAGACAGG GGGAACGCATACTTCAAAGAGGGGAAGTATGAGACAGCAGTAGAGTACTACACCAAGGGCATGGAAGCGGACAGCACCAACGTCCTCCTGCCTGCCAACCGGGCCATGGCTTACTTAAAGCTGCAGAG ATATGTAGAGGCTGAGGAGGACTGCAGTAAAGCCATAGCCCTGGATGGCACCTACTCAAAGGCCTTTGCCCGCAGAGGGACAGCCAGGGCTGCTCTGGGACTGCTCAAACAAGCTAAAGAAG aTTTTGAAGAGGTCCTGAAGCAGGAACCGGGAAACAAGCAGGCATTTCATGAGATGAAGAAGATCGCCATT GACATGGGCACCAGTGGTCTGCTGGCAACAGAGGAGCACGCACAGCGGAGAACAGTACAGCCAATTAACAAACCACCTCACCTGCAGTCAACC AAGCCGTTGAGGAGAGTGGACATTGAGGAGGTTGGTGGAAAGATCCTGGTCCAGGAGGAGCCCTCGGCTGTGTTGACCTCAACCACAGCCCCCCGTGTTAGGCCCCAGAAGACCACCTCCATCGCAGACACTGTGAGAGAGGGTCAGGGTGAGGCCtcacctccctctacctcccccagCGCTAAGATCCTGAAGATTGAAGAGATATCAAACGTCTCCTCACATTCCCCTGTCAA AGGGCTTGAGGGGGATACTGTGAGAGCACAGACACAGAAGCACAGGGAGGCAACCGTCAGTGAACCAACAGAACCGCCTGCTACACCCTCCTCCTCGACAGAGGTCGTACCTCCTGCCCCCGCCAACAGCTTCCAGCTAGAGGCAGACCTCAGGAAGATTGGAAATGGCCCTGAAGTCATCTACAAGTATTTGAAG CAAATCGAACCTCAGGCGTACGCCAAGATCTTCCAGAGCTCTCTTGAACCAGACATGCTCAATCAGATTCTAAGGACGTTACAAAGCTTCTACATCAA GAACGAAGAGCCACCTGTCATACTGGAGATCCTCAGGAGTCTGGCCGGTGTGAGGCGATTCGACATGGCTGTCATGTTCATGTCCAGCCCTGAGAAGAAAG tTCTACAAGAACTGTTTGACTTTCTTCTTCAAGCTGGACTTGAGGACACTTCAGTTGGAGCCCTGCGAAAGAAGTATGGAGTGTGA
- the LOC121548728 gene encoding RNA polymerase II-associated protein 3 isoform X2, with product MLSWRRTQTENVGMSENKSIELQLQMRQNAEDLHNFMKDLDSWETDIKKKDEQLRTGSIGESQKILPPVRNKDFKKKKEKKKASDNNAKTEPKQAPRIKSYDYQSWDKFDVDKVLESMDKEDSAAESNDSESEDSGVPATDQDKALAEKEKGNQLFKEGKYDDAIECYTRGMGADPYNPILPTNRATCFLRLKKFAVAESDCNLSIALDSNYFKAFARRGAARFALQNYESALEDYVMVLKLDPGNLEAQNEVMKCKEVIAKLGGKAESPEAAVVVPPVVDVKQQQLMEEQHRRQEAVVQKDRGNAYFKEGKYETAVEYYTKGMEADSTNVLLPANRAMAYLKLQRYVEAEEDCSKAIALDGTYSKAFARRGTARAALGLLKQAKEDFEEVLKQEPGNKQAFHEMKKIAIDMGTSGLLATEEHAQRRTVQPINKPPHLQSTKPLRRVDIEEVGGKILVQEEPSAVLTSTTAPRVRPQKTTSIADTVREGQGEASPPSTSPSAKILKIEEISNVSSHSPVKGLEGDTVRAQTQKHREATVSEPTEPPATPSSSTEVVPPAPANSFQLEADLRKIGNGPEVIYKYLKQIEPQAYAKIFQSSLEPDMLNQILRTLQSFYIKNEEPPVILEILRSLAGVRRFDMAVMFMSSPEKKVLQELFDFLLQAGLEDTSVGALRKKYGV from the exons ATGCTGTCATGGCGCCGAACACAAACAGAGAAC GTAGGCATGTCTGAAAACAAATCCATTGAACTCCAACTGCAAATGCGACAAAATGCAGAGGACCTGCATAACTTCATGAAAGATCTTGACAGCTGGGAAACCGACATAAAGAAGAAGGATGAGCAACTAAGAACTGGGAGCATTGGCGAGTCTCAA AAAATCCTCCCACCAGTGCGAAACAAGGACTTCaaaaagaagaaggagaagaagaaggcaTCAGACAACAATGCAAAGACTGAACCAAAACAAGCACCCAGGATAAAGTCTTATGACTATCAGTCATGGGACAAATTTGATGTG GACAAGGTTTTGGAGTCCATGGATAAAGAGGACAGCGCTGCTGAGTCCAATGACTCTGAATCTGAGGATTCTGGGGTTCCTGCTACTGACCAAGACAAAGCTCTTGCTGAGAAGGAGAAA GGTAATCAGCTGTTTAAAGAAGGGAAGTATGATGATGCCATTGAGTGTTACACCAGAGGCATGGGCGCAGACCCTTATAACCCCATTCTGCCTACAAACCGAGCTACCTGCTTTTTAAGACTCAAAAA GTTTGCTGTTGCCGAGTCTGACTGCAACTTGTCCATCGCTCTGGACAGTAACTACTTCAAAGCATTTGCACGAAGAGGAGCGGCTCGATTCGCCCTCCAAAATTATGAATCTGCCCTAGAAG ATTATGTAATGGTTCTCAAGCTAGATCCTGGGAACCTGGAGGCACAGAATGAAGTGATGAAATGTAAAGAG GTCATTGCTAAACTGGGTGGGAAGGCAGAAAGCCCAGAGGCTGCAGTGGTGGTGCCACCTGTTGTGGACGTCAAGCAACAGCAGCTCATGGAGGAACAGCATAGAAGACAAGAGGCGGTGGTGCAGAAAGACAGG GGGAACGCATACTTCAAAGAGGGGAAGTATGAGACAGCAGTAGAGTACTACACCAAGGGCATGGAAGCGGACAGCACCAACGTCCTCCTGCCTGCCAACCGGGCCATGGCTTACTTAAAGCTGCAGAG ATATGTAGAGGCTGAGGAGGACTGCAGTAAAGCCATAGCCCTGGATGGCACCTACTCAAAGGCCTTTGCCCGCAGAGGGACAGCCAGGGCTGCTCTGGGACTGCTCAAACAAGCTAAAGAAG aTTTTGAAGAGGTCCTGAAGCAGGAACCGGGAAACAAGCAGGCATTTCATGAGATGAAGAAGATCGCCATT GACATGGGCACCAGTGGTCTGCTGGCAACAGAGGAGCACGCACAGCGGAGAACAGTACAGCCAATTAACAAACCACCTCACCTGCAGTCAACC AAGCCGTTGAGGAGAGTGGACATTGAGGAGGTTGGTGGAAAGATCCTGGTCCAGGAGGAGCCCTCGGCTGTGTTGACCTCAACCACAGCCCCCCGTGTTAGGCCCCAGAAGACCACCTCCATCGCAGACACTGTGAGAGAGGGTCAGGGTGAGGCCtcacctccctctacctcccccagCGCTAAGATCCTGAAGATTGAAGAGATATCAAACGTCTCCTCACATTCCCCTGTCAA AGGGCTTGAGGGGGATACTGTGAGAGCACAGACACAGAAGCACAGGGAGGCAACCGTCAGTGAACCAACAGAACCGCCTGCTACACCCTCCTCCTCGACAGAGGTCGTACCTCCTGCCCCCGCCAACAGCTTCCAGCTAGAGGCAGACCTCAGGAAGATTGGAAATGGCCCTGAAGTCATCTACAAGTATTTGAAG CAAATCGAACCTCAGGCGTACGCCAAGATCTTCCAGAGCTCTCTTGAACCAGACATGCTCAATCAGATTCTAAGGACGTTACAAAGCTTCTACATCAA GAACGAAGAGCCACCTGTCATACTGGAGATCCTCAGGAGTCTGGCCGGTGTGAGGCGATTCGACATGGCTGTCATGTTCATGTCCAGCCCTGAGAAGAAAG tTCTACAAGAACTGTTTGACTTTCTTCTTCAAGCTGGACTTGAGGACACTTCAGTTGGAGCCCTGCGAAAGAAGTATGGAGTGTGA
- the LOC121548728 gene encoding RNA polymerase II-associated protein 3 isoform X5: protein MDKEDSAAESNDSESEDSGVPATDQDKALAEKEKGNQLFKEGKYDDAIECYTRGMGADPYNPILPTNRATCFLRLKKFAVAESDCNLSIALDSNYFKAFARRGAARFALQNYESALEDYVMVLKLDPGNLEAQNEVMKCKEVIAKLGGKAESPEAAVVVPPVVDVKQQQLMEEQHRRQEAVVQKDRGNAYFKEGKYETAVEYYTKGMEADSTNVLLPANRAMAYLKLQRYVEAEEDCSKAIALDGTYSKAFARRGTARAALGLLKQAKEDFEEVLKQEPGNKQAFHEMKKIAIDMGTSGLLATEEHAQRRTVQPINKPPHLQSTKPLRRVDIEEVGGKILVQEEPSAVLTSTTAPRVRPQKTTSIADTVREGQGEASPPSTSPSAKILKIEEISNVSSHSPVKGLEGDTVRAQTQKHREATVSEPTEPPATPSSSTEVVPPAPANSFQLEADLRKIGNGPEVIYKYLKQIEPQAYAKIFQSSLEPDMLNQILRTLQSFYIKNEEPPVILEILRSLAGVRRFDMAVMFMSSPEKKVLQELFDFLLQAGLEDTSVGALRKKYGV, encoded by the exons ATGGATAAAGAGGACAGCGCTGCTGAGTCCAATGACTCTGAATCTGAGGATTCTGGGGTTCCTGCTACTGACCAAGACAAAGCTCTTGCTGAGAAGGAGAAA GGTAATCAGCTGTTTAAAGAAGGGAAGTATGATGATGCCATTGAGTGTTACACCAGAGGCATGGGCGCAGACCCTTATAACCCCATTCTGCCTACAAACCGAGCTACCTGCTTTTTAAGACTCAAAAA GTTTGCTGTTGCCGAGTCTGACTGCAACTTGTCCATCGCTCTGGACAGTAACTACTTCAAAGCATTTGCACGAAGAGGAGCGGCTCGATTCGCCCTCCAAAATTATGAATCTGCCCTAGAAG ATTATGTAATGGTTCTCAAGCTAGATCCTGGGAACCTGGAGGCACAGAATGAAGTGATGAAATGTAAAGAG GTCATTGCTAAACTGGGTGGGAAGGCAGAAAGCCCAGAGGCTGCAGTGGTGGTGCCACCTGTTGTGGACGTCAAGCAACAGCAGCTCATGGAGGAACAGCATAGAAGACAAGAGGCGGTGGTGCAGAAAGACAGG GGGAACGCATACTTCAAAGAGGGGAAGTATGAGACAGCAGTAGAGTACTACACCAAGGGCATGGAAGCGGACAGCACCAACGTCCTCCTGCCTGCCAACCGGGCCATGGCTTACTTAAAGCTGCAGAG ATATGTAGAGGCTGAGGAGGACTGCAGTAAAGCCATAGCCCTGGATGGCACCTACTCAAAGGCCTTTGCCCGCAGAGGGACAGCCAGGGCTGCTCTGGGACTGCTCAAACAAGCTAAAGAAG aTTTTGAAGAGGTCCTGAAGCAGGAACCGGGAAACAAGCAGGCATTTCATGAGATGAAGAAGATCGCCATT GACATGGGCACCAGTGGTCTGCTGGCAACAGAGGAGCACGCACAGCGGAGAACAGTACAGCCAATTAACAAACCACCTCACCTGCAGTCAACC AAGCCGTTGAGGAGAGTGGACATTGAGGAGGTTGGTGGAAAGATCCTGGTCCAGGAGGAGCCCTCGGCTGTGTTGACCTCAACCACAGCCCCCCGTGTTAGGCCCCAGAAGACCACCTCCATCGCAGACACTGTGAGAGAGGGTCAGGGTGAGGCCtcacctccctctacctcccccagCGCTAAGATCCTGAAGATTGAAGAGATATCAAACGTCTCCTCACATTCCCCTGTCAA AGGGCTTGAGGGGGATACTGTGAGAGCACAGACACAGAAGCACAGGGAGGCAACCGTCAGTGAACCAACAGAACCGCCTGCTACACCCTCCTCCTCGACAGAGGTCGTACCTCCTGCCCCCGCCAACAGCTTCCAGCTAGAGGCAGACCTCAGGAAGATTGGAAATGGCCCTGAAGTCATCTACAAGTATTTGAAG CAAATCGAACCTCAGGCGTACGCCAAGATCTTCCAGAGCTCTCTTGAACCAGACATGCTCAATCAGATTCTAAGGACGTTACAAAGCTTCTACATCAA GAACGAAGAGCCACCTGTCATACTGGAGATCCTCAGGAGTCTGGCCGGTGTGAGGCGATTCGACATGGCTGTCATGTTCATGTCCAGCCCTGAGAAGAAAG tTCTACAAGAACTGTTTGACTTTCTTCTTCAAGCTGGACTTGAGGACACTTCAGTTGGAGCCCTGCGAAAGAAGTATGGAGTGTGA
- the LOC121548776 gene encoding mitochondrial inner membrane protease ATP23 homolog encodes MDQTKQQEEDYGYNLFPERNSGKFQKGSIAESLFTFNHKCQVMLQFAMETSPYAKLLLGAMKSSGCAVYKDRHFSCEDCDGTVSGGFDATSSQIVLCQNNIHQQSHMNRVVTHELIHAFDHCRAHVDWFNNFKHLACSEIRAANLSGDCSFHNEVSRFNFGLKKHHQECVRGRALRSILAVRKVSREEAEKVVDEVFDTCFNDHAPFGRIPHDKKDAKFAYRDFENRDRYYANL; translated from the exons ATGGATCAAACTAAACAGCAAGAAGAGGACTACGGATATAACCTATTTCCGGAGAGGAATTCGGGAAAGTTCCAAAAGGGATCGATAGCAGAAAGCTTGTTCACTTTCAATCACAAATGTCAGGTCATGCTACAATTTGCAATGGAAACAA GTCCATATGCAAAGCTTCTCCTTGGAGCCATGAAAAGCTCAGGATG TGCAGTGTACAAAGACAGACATTTCTCCTGTGAAGACTGTGATGGGACTGTCAGTGGCGGTTTTGATGCTACATCATCACAA ATTGTTTTGTGTCAGAATAATATTCACCAGCAGTCCCACATGAACCGAGTGGTTACACATGAGCTCATCCATGCCTTTGACCACTGCCGGGCGCATGTGGATTGGTTTAACAACTTCAAGCACTTGGCCTGCTCAGAG ATTCGAGCAGCCAATCTCAGTGGGGATTGCTCCTTCCACAATGAAGTATCGAGGTTCAACTTTGGCCTCAAGAAGCACCATCAG GAATGTGTTCGGGGACGTGCCTTGCGCTCCATCCTTGCTGTTAGGAAGGTGAGCCGAGAGGAGGCGGAGAAAGTAGTGGACGAGGTATTCGACACCTGCTTCAATGACCACGCCCCCTTCGGCCGCATCCCACATGACAAGAAGGACGCCAAGTTTGCCTACAGAGATTTTGAGAACCGAGATCGGTATTACGCAAACCTTTAA
- the LOC121548728 gene encoding RNA polymerase II-associated protein 3 isoform X4, protein MSENKSIELQLQMRQNAEDLHNFMKDLDSWETDIKKKDEQLRTGSIGESQKILPPVRNKDFKKKKEKKKASDNNAKTEPKQAPRIKSYDYQSWDKFDVDKVLESMDKEDSAAESNDSESEDSGVPATDQDKALAEKEKGNQLFKEGKYDDAIECYTRGMGADPYNPILPTNRATCFLRLKKFAVAESDCNLSIALDSNYFKAFARRGAARFALQNYESALEDYVMVLKLDPGNLEAQNEVMKCKEVIAKLGGKAESPEAAVVVPPVVDVKQQQLMEEQHRRQEAVVQKDRGNAYFKEGKYETAVEYYTKGMEADSTNVLLPANRAMAYLKLQRYVEAEEDCSKAIALDGTYSKAFARRGTARAALGLLKQAKEDFEEVLKQEPGNKQAFHEMKKIAIDMGTSGLLATEEHAQRRTVQPINKPPHLQSTKPLRRVDIEEVGGKILVQEEPSAVLTSTTAPRVRPQKTTSIADTVREGQGEASPPSTSPSAKILKIEEISNVSSHSPVKGLEGDTVRAQTQKHREATVSEPTEPPATPSSSTEVVPPAPANSFQLEADLRKIGNGPEVIYKYLKQIEPQAYAKIFQSSLEPDMLNQILRTLQSFYIKNEEPPVILEILRSLAGVRRFDMAVMFMSSPEKKVLQELFDFLLQAGLEDTSVGALRKKYGV, encoded by the exons ATGTCTGAAAACAAATCCATTGAACTCCAACTGCAAATGCGACAAAATGCAGAGGACCTGCATAACTTCATGAAAGATCTTGACAGCTGGGAAACCGACATAAAGAAGAAGGATGAGCAACTAAGAACTGGGAGCATTGGCGAGTCTCAA AAAATCCTCCCACCAGTGCGAAACAAGGACTTCaaaaagaagaaggagaagaagaaggcaTCAGACAACAATGCAAAGACTGAACCAAAACAAGCACCCAGGATAAAGTCTTATGACTATCAGTCATGGGACAAATTTGATGTG GACAAGGTTTTGGAGTCCATGGATAAAGAGGACAGCGCTGCTGAGTCCAATGACTCTGAATCTGAGGATTCTGGGGTTCCTGCTACTGACCAAGACAAAGCTCTTGCTGAGAAGGAGAAA GGTAATCAGCTGTTTAAAGAAGGGAAGTATGATGATGCCATTGAGTGTTACACCAGAGGCATGGGCGCAGACCCTTATAACCCCATTCTGCCTACAAACCGAGCTACCTGCTTTTTAAGACTCAAAAA GTTTGCTGTTGCCGAGTCTGACTGCAACTTGTCCATCGCTCTGGACAGTAACTACTTCAAAGCATTTGCACGAAGAGGAGCGGCTCGATTCGCCCTCCAAAATTATGAATCTGCCCTAGAAG ATTATGTAATGGTTCTCAAGCTAGATCCTGGGAACCTGGAGGCACAGAATGAAGTGATGAAATGTAAAGAG GTCATTGCTAAACTGGGTGGGAAGGCAGAAAGCCCAGAGGCTGCAGTGGTGGTGCCACCTGTTGTGGACGTCAAGCAACAGCAGCTCATGGAGGAACAGCATAGAAGACAAGAGGCGGTGGTGCAGAAAGACAGG GGGAACGCATACTTCAAAGAGGGGAAGTATGAGACAGCAGTAGAGTACTACACCAAGGGCATGGAAGCGGACAGCACCAACGTCCTCCTGCCTGCCAACCGGGCCATGGCTTACTTAAAGCTGCAGAG ATATGTAGAGGCTGAGGAGGACTGCAGTAAAGCCATAGCCCTGGATGGCACCTACTCAAAGGCCTTTGCCCGCAGAGGGACAGCCAGGGCTGCTCTGGGACTGCTCAAACAAGCTAAAGAAG aTTTTGAAGAGGTCCTGAAGCAGGAACCGGGAAACAAGCAGGCATTTCATGAGATGAAGAAGATCGCCATT GACATGGGCACCAGTGGTCTGCTGGCAACAGAGGAGCACGCACAGCGGAGAACAGTACAGCCAATTAACAAACCACCTCACCTGCAGTCAACC AAGCCGTTGAGGAGAGTGGACATTGAGGAGGTTGGTGGAAAGATCCTGGTCCAGGAGGAGCCCTCGGCTGTGTTGACCTCAACCACAGCCCCCCGTGTTAGGCCCCAGAAGACCACCTCCATCGCAGACACTGTGAGAGAGGGTCAGGGTGAGGCCtcacctccctctacctcccccagCGCTAAGATCCTGAAGATTGAAGAGATATCAAACGTCTCCTCACATTCCCCTGTCAA AGGGCTTGAGGGGGATACTGTGAGAGCACAGACACAGAAGCACAGGGAGGCAACCGTCAGTGAACCAACAGAACCGCCTGCTACACCCTCCTCCTCGACAGAGGTCGTACCTCCTGCCCCCGCCAACAGCTTCCAGCTAGAGGCAGACCTCAGGAAGATTGGAAATGGCCCTGAAGTCATCTACAAGTATTTGAAG CAAATCGAACCTCAGGCGTACGCCAAGATCTTCCAGAGCTCTCTTGAACCAGACATGCTCAATCAGATTCTAAGGACGTTACAAAGCTTCTACATCAA GAACGAAGAGCCACCTGTCATACTGGAGATCCTCAGGAGTCTGGCCGGTGTGAGGCGATTCGACATGGCTGTCATGTTCATGTCCAGCCCTGAGAAGAAAG tTCTACAAGAACTGTTTGACTTTCTTCTTCAAGCTGGACTTGAGGACACTTCAGTTGGAGCCCTGCGAAAGAAGTATGGAGTGTGA
- the LOC121548728 gene encoding RNA polymerase II-associated protein 3 isoform X3 — MASLEKVGMSENKSIELQLQMRQNAEDLHNFMKDLDSWETDIKKKDEQLRTGSIGESQKILPPVRNKDFKKKKEKKKASDNNAKTEPKQAPRIKSYDYQSWDKFDVDKVLESMDKEDSAAESNDSESEDSGVPATDQDKALAEKEKGNQLFKEGKYDDAIECYTRGMGADPYNPILPTNRATCFLRLKKFAVAESDCNLSIALDSNYFKAFARRGAARFALQNYESALEDYVMVLKLDPGNLEAQNEVMKCKEVIAKLGGKAESPEAAVVVPPVVDVKQQQLMEEQHRRQEAVVQKDRGNAYFKEGKYETAVEYYTKGMEADSTNVLLPANRAMAYLKLQRYVEAEEDCSKAIALDGTYSKAFARRGTARAALGLLKQAKEDFEEVLKQEPGNKQAFHEMKKIAIDMGTSGLLATEEHAQRRTVQPINKPPHLQSTKPLRRVDIEEVGGKILVQEEPSAVLTSTTAPRVRPQKTTSIADTVREGQGEASPPSTSPSAKILKIEEISNVSSHSPVKGLEGDTVRAQTQKHREATVSEPTEPPATPSSSTEVVPPAPANSFQLEADLRKIGNGPEVIYKYLKQIEPQAYAKIFQSSLEPDMLNQILRTLQSFYIKNEEPPVILEILRSLAGVRRFDMAVMFMSSPEKKVLQELFDFLLQAGLEDTSVGALRKKYGV, encoded by the exons atggcgtcccttgagaag GTAGGCATGTCTGAAAACAAATCCATTGAACTCCAACTGCAAATGCGACAAAATGCAGAGGACCTGCATAACTTCATGAAAGATCTTGACAGCTGGGAAACCGACATAAAGAAGAAGGATGAGCAACTAAGAACTGGGAGCATTGGCGAGTCTCAA AAAATCCTCCCACCAGTGCGAAACAAGGACTTCaaaaagaagaaggagaagaagaaggcaTCAGACAACAATGCAAAGACTGAACCAAAACAAGCACCCAGGATAAAGTCTTATGACTATCAGTCATGGGACAAATTTGATGTG GACAAGGTTTTGGAGTCCATGGATAAAGAGGACAGCGCTGCTGAGTCCAATGACTCTGAATCTGAGGATTCTGGGGTTCCTGCTACTGACCAAGACAAAGCTCTTGCTGAGAAGGAGAAA GGTAATCAGCTGTTTAAAGAAGGGAAGTATGATGATGCCATTGAGTGTTACACCAGAGGCATGGGCGCAGACCCTTATAACCCCATTCTGCCTACAAACCGAGCTACCTGCTTTTTAAGACTCAAAAA GTTTGCTGTTGCCGAGTCTGACTGCAACTTGTCCATCGCTCTGGACAGTAACTACTTCAAAGCATTTGCACGAAGAGGAGCGGCTCGATTCGCCCTCCAAAATTATGAATCTGCCCTAGAAG ATTATGTAATGGTTCTCAAGCTAGATCCTGGGAACCTGGAGGCACAGAATGAAGTGATGAAATGTAAAGAG GTCATTGCTAAACTGGGTGGGAAGGCAGAAAGCCCAGAGGCTGCAGTGGTGGTGCCACCTGTTGTGGACGTCAAGCAACAGCAGCTCATGGAGGAACAGCATAGAAGACAAGAGGCGGTGGTGCAGAAAGACAGG GGGAACGCATACTTCAAAGAGGGGAAGTATGAGACAGCAGTAGAGTACTACACCAAGGGCATGGAAGCGGACAGCACCAACGTCCTCCTGCCTGCCAACCGGGCCATGGCTTACTTAAAGCTGCAGAG ATATGTAGAGGCTGAGGAGGACTGCAGTAAAGCCATAGCCCTGGATGGCACCTACTCAAAGGCCTTTGCCCGCAGAGGGACAGCCAGGGCTGCTCTGGGACTGCTCAAACAAGCTAAAGAAG aTTTTGAAGAGGTCCTGAAGCAGGAACCGGGAAACAAGCAGGCATTTCATGAGATGAAGAAGATCGCCATT GACATGGGCACCAGTGGTCTGCTGGCAACAGAGGAGCACGCACAGCGGAGAACAGTACAGCCAATTAACAAACCACCTCACCTGCAGTCAACC AAGCCGTTGAGGAGAGTGGACATTGAGGAGGTTGGTGGAAAGATCCTGGTCCAGGAGGAGCCCTCGGCTGTGTTGACCTCAACCACAGCCCCCCGTGTTAGGCCCCAGAAGACCACCTCCATCGCAGACACTGTGAGAGAGGGTCAGGGTGAGGCCtcacctccctctacctcccccagCGCTAAGATCCTGAAGATTGAAGAGATATCAAACGTCTCCTCACATTCCCCTGTCAA AGGGCTTGAGGGGGATACTGTGAGAGCACAGACACAGAAGCACAGGGAGGCAACCGTCAGTGAACCAACAGAACCGCCTGCTACACCCTCCTCCTCGACAGAGGTCGTACCTCCTGCCCCCGCCAACAGCTTCCAGCTAGAGGCAGACCTCAGGAAGATTGGAAATGGCCCTGAAGTCATCTACAAGTATTTGAAG CAAATCGAACCTCAGGCGTACGCCAAGATCTTCCAGAGCTCTCTTGAACCAGACATGCTCAATCAGATTCTAAGGACGTTACAAAGCTTCTACATCAA GAACGAAGAGCCACCTGTCATACTGGAGATCCTCAGGAGTCTGGCCGGTGTGAGGCGATTCGACATGGCTGTCATGTTCATGTCCAGCCCTGAGAAGAAAG tTCTACAAGAACTGTTTGACTTTCTTCTTCAAGCTGGACTTGAGGACACTTCAGTTGGAGCCCTGCGAAAGAAGTATGGAGTGTGA